One genomic segment of uncultured Desulfobacter sp. includes these proteins:
- a CDS encoding cytochrome ubiquinol oxidase subunit I gives MILHLDPALLARLQFAFTISFHILFPAFTIGLASWLAVVEWRWLKTGDETYRDVYRMWVKIFAVTFGMGVVSGIVLSYQFGTNWSVFSDKVGNVLGPLLGFEVLTAFFLEASFLGIMLFGWNRVSPKMHFTATVIVASGTLVSAFWILSANSWMQTPQGFFIGDDGLYYPLNWLAIIFNSSFPYRMIHMVVAAYLTTAFAVSGVGAFYLYRKKFTDQAKVMFGMAMLMAIFVAPLQLLFGDLHGLNTFKEQPVKVAAMEGLWETQKGAPLVLFGWPDEEREATRFAIEIPKVSSLILTHHPDGEVRGLKEWPADRRPPVAPVFWSFRIMVGVGMLMILTGVLALFLYFRKRLFDCPWFHRWCMLMTPAGFIAVLSGWFVTEIGRQPYIVYNSLLTSESISPVAGIHISLSLLAFIIIYGLVFGAGIYYIIRLVQKGPVPEAEIPYGGHGIEAPPLVSDVVTAKGEDHV, from the coding sequence ATGATACTTCACTTGGACCCCGCCCTACTTGCAAGACTTCAATTTGCCTTTACCATATCGTTCCATATTTTGTTTCCAGCCTTTACCATAGGCCTTGCAAGCTGGCTGGCCGTGGTGGAATGGCGATGGCTGAAAACCGGTGATGAGACGTACAGGGATGTCTACCGGATGTGGGTAAAGATATTTGCCGTGACCTTCGGTATGGGGGTTGTCTCCGGTATCGTTCTTTCCTACCAGTTCGGCACAAACTGGTCCGTCTTTTCCGATAAAGTCGGCAATGTTCTGGGCCCTCTTCTGGGGTTTGAAGTGCTGACCGCCTTTTTCCTGGAAGCTTCTTTTCTGGGAATCATGCTGTTTGGATGGAACCGCGTCAGCCCAAAAATGCATTTTACCGCCACAGTGATTGTGGCCTCAGGCACCCTGGTCTCCGCGTTCTGGATCCTATCAGCCAATTCCTGGATGCAGACCCCCCAGGGATTCTTTATAGGCGATGACGGCCTTTACTATCCCCTGAACTGGCTGGCCATTATTTTTAATTCATCCTTTCCCTATCGCATGATCCATATGGTGGTTGCGGCATACTTGACAACGGCCTTTGCCGTAAGCGGGGTCGGCGCCTTTTATCTGTATCGCAAAAAATTCACCGACCAGGCAAAGGTCATGTTCGGCATGGCCATGCTCATGGCGATATTTGTTGCGCCGCTCCAACTCCTGTTCGGAGACCTTCACGGCCTGAACACGTTCAAGGAGCAGCCGGTCAAGGTGGCCGCCATGGAGGGCCTGTGGGAAACCCAAAAGGGTGCGCCGCTGGTATTGTTCGGCTGGCCGGATGAAGAGAGGGAAGCCACCCGGTTTGCCATTGAAATCCCTAAAGTGTCCAGCCTTATTCTCACCCATCACCCGGACGGAGAGGTCAGAGGCTTAAAAGAATGGCCGGCAGACCGCCGCCCACCGGTTGCGCCTGTTTTCTGGTCCTTCCGGATCATGGTGGGCGTGGGTATGCTGATGATTCTGACCGGAGTTCTTGCCCTTTTTCTGTATTTTAGAAAGCGCCTGTTTGACTGCCCGTGGTTTCACCGCTGGTGTATGCTGATGACGCCGGCCGGGTTTATTGCGGTTCTTTCAGGATGGTTTGTAACGGAAATAGGCCGCCAGCCGTATATCGTATATAACTCTCTTTTAACGTCTGAATCCATTTCCCCGGTGGCAGGTATCCATATCAGTCTTTCGCTGCTTGCCTTTATCATCATATATGGTTTAGTGTTTGGTGCCGGCATTTATTATATCATCCGCCTTGTCCAAAAAGGACCGGTTCCCGAAGCGGAAATCCCATACGGCGGCCATGGTATTGAAGCCCCACCCCTTGTTTCAGATGTTGTAACGGCAAAAGGAGAAGACCATGTTTAG
- a CDS encoding HAMP domain-containing methyl-accepting chemotaxis protein: MKSLSIAKKIWFSLGILIIGYLISMVAGFYLGLKIENKLIVASDALFPATMHSNTAFNSFEKQIKGYNDAILMGEESIFTMTREKADEVRASLESVIEMPDISEPLKKDMQQTIKELAAFTQTAQSYYGAISREEAEMDAEKMGALAAQTQVIEKKLTQYKTELTQALKDNLNHIGKSSKNQRMMNIWLFFAVVIVSVASAWLIITRAVIGPIKNTVTMLQNIEGDLTKRLDIKNKDEMGDVAKWFNTFIENLQSIITEFTKNATFLNTASDTLVNLSAHMTEESQGLSDKSNTASSAVQEMSENLNSMAAAMEETSANTTMVASAAEEMNATINDIAKNTDQVKTISNTAVSQAQNASNKMKELVSSVKSIGIVTEAITDISEQINLLALNATIEAARAGSAGKGFAVVANEIKELALQTAKSSAEIKSQVLEIQQTTDSTGTEIDQITQVIATINENIDTIALAVGEQSETTRNIADNIAQASQGIQEVNENVNHNSTSAAEINNIIHEVNQSGTEISGSSEKVNLNAQDLKKRADVLNGIVSRFKI; encoded by the coding sequence ATGAAATCGTTGAGCATTGCCAAAAAAATATGGTTCAGCCTGGGTATCCTGATCATAGGGTATCTTATATCCATGGTCGCCGGATTTTACCTGGGGTTAAAAATAGAAAACAAACTAATCGTGGCCTCTGATGCACTTTTTCCGGCAACCATGCACAGCAACACAGCCTTTAACTCCTTTGAAAAACAGATAAAAGGCTATAATGATGCCATCCTCATGGGAGAAGAATCCATTTTCACCATGACCCGAGAAAAAGCGGATGAAGTCCGTGCCAGCCTTGAATCCGTGATTGAAATGCCCGACATCAGCGAACCCCTTAAAAAAGATATGCAGCAGACCATCAAAGAACTGGCAGCATTTACCCAGACGGCCCAGTCCTATTATGGTGCTATCAGCCGGGAAGAAGCTGAAATGGATGCTGAAAAAATGGGTGCGTTAGCGGCTCAAACCCAGGTGATTGAGAAAAAACTCACCCAGTACAAAACCGAACTGACACAAGCCCTCAAGGACAATCTAAACCATATCGGCAAATCATCAAAAAACCAGAGGATGATGAACATCTGGTTGTTTTTTGCCGTGGTTATCGTATCCGTTGCCAGTGCCTGGTTAATCATCACCCGGGCGGTAATCGGCCCAATCAAAAACACCGTTACCATGCTCCAGAACATTGAAGGGGATCTGACCAAACGTCTTGATATCAAAAATAAAGACGAAATGGGTGATGTAGCCAAATGGTTCAACACCTTTATTGAAAACCTCCAGTCCATCATCACTGAATTTACAAAAAATGCCACCTTCCTGAATACTGCCTCAGATACCCTGGTCAACCTTTCCGCCCATATGACCGAAGAATCCCAGGGACTTTCGGACAAATCCAATACAGCCTCCTCCGCAGTCCAGGAAATGAGCGAAAACCTCAACTCAATGGCTGCTGCCATGGAAGAAACCAGTGCCAACACCACAATGGTGGCATCTGCTGCAGAAGAGATGAACGCCACTATTAACGATATCGCCAAAAATACAGACCAGGTCAAAACCATTTCCAATACAGCTGTTAGCCAGGCCCAGAACGCCTCAAACAAAATGAAGGAACTGGTCTCCTCTGTCAAATCCATCGGCATAGTCACAGAGGCGATCACCGATATCTCTGAGCAGATAAATCTTTTAGCCCTGAATGCCACCATTGAGGCTGCCCGGGCCGGTAGTGCGGGCAAGGGATTTGCCGTCGTGGCCAACGAAATAAAAGAACTGGCCCTGCAGACCGCTAAATCCAGCGCAGAGATCAAAAGCCAGGTTCTCGAAATCCAGCAGACCACAGATTCTACCGGTACTGAAATCGACCAGATCACACAGGTGATCGCCACTATCAATGAAAATATCGACACGATTGCTCTGGCCGTGGGGGAACAATCCGAAACCACCCGGAACATTGCAGACAACATTGCCCAGGCATCCCAGGGCATCCAGGAAGTCAATGAAAACGTAAACCACAATTCCACCTCTGCCGCTGAGATTAATAATATCATCCACGAGGTGAATCAATCTGGAACCGAAATTTCAGGCAGTTCCGAAAAGGTAAACCTCAATGCCCAGGATTTGAAGAAAAGAGCTGATGTGCTTAATGGTATTGTGAGCCGGTTTAAAATTTAA
- a CDS encoding ATP-binding cassette domain-containing protein, whose amino-acid sequence MSSAITCHDICVVFPMGNKKKRSVLDKINVRFQAGKINIITGPVGAGKTTLLNILAGLTRPTSGEVIVNDERVSRWTGPHRERWRRQAGIVFQHDHLLHDLTVLENIMLPLIPLGQPLSTCRRQSMEALKKVGLLHHAGSLAKSLSGGERQKTTIARAIVNQPSFIFADEPFAHLDDDSSRQMMVLLYHHACQDAVVIVAAHGLNQDTLPENALCYRLKNGVLNLNDRVNPLSS is encoded by the coding sequence ATGAGTTCAGCAATTACATGCCACGATATCTGCGTTGTCTTCCCCATGGGAAACAAAAAAAAACGCAGTGTACTGGACAAGATCAATGTCCGTTTTCAGGCAGGAAAAATAAACATTATCACCGGCCCTGTTGGTGCCGGAAAAACCACCCTGCTCAATATCCTGGCAGGACTCACCCGGCCGACATCGGGGGAGGTGATTGTAAACGATGAAAGGGTTTCCCGATGGACCGGACCCCACAGGGAACGATGGCGGCGGCAAGCGGGCATTGTTTTTCAACACGATCATCTTCTCCATGACTTAACGGTGCTGGAAAATATCATGCTGCCCTTGATCCCCCTGGGTCAGCCCCTGTCCACATGCCGACGCCAAAGCATGGAAGCACTTAAAAAAGTAGGGCTGTTGCACCATGCCGGCAGCTTGGCCAAATCCCTTTCAGGGGGGGAACGCCAGAAAACAACCATTGCCAGGGCAATCGTAAACCAGCCGAGCTTTATCTTTGCGGACGAACCCTTTGCTCACCTGGATGATGACAGCAGCAGACAGATGATGGTTCTGCTGTATCATCATGCCTGTCAAGATGCGGTTGTGATCGTTGCAGCCCATGGTTTAAACCAGGATACACTCCCGGAAAACGCCCTTTGCTACCGGCTGAAAAACGGTGTACTAAACCTTAATGATCGAGTAAACCCATTGAGTTCCTGA
- a CDS encoding FtsX-like permease family protein gives MFNTMQIWAFRDLLRRPFESLLLGITLTLTVAILGTLLLFPRALHDTLNTLLKTTPAIILRRLDATGFSPLPVQASVLAAENVVGVISVRPRIWGLVNGPYGPLTIVGVLENKIPKALAGSLTRLPEPGQVIIGFGVSTGPSTDTLNLNGEISRNYQVIDRLPEKTSMFTHDLVLMNPEDARQLIGLPQGYACDLAIDVFHENEQDAILSDLTASFSWPVKCVTRLQSQGLYAGRLNRGRTLVAIAVIPAVLALCLLVAVNTRKSMGRQSDLGIMKAMGWTTGDIVRFQLYRELSVCLPSAVVGICLSFVLVYGPGAGWAADFFLGWNTLPPSLYLEPTGAATVVLEMAGLMLVPMLASAFLPALKGATADVHDMIKDAGSR, from the coding sequence ATGTTTAATACCATGCAGATATGGGCCTTCAGGGATCTTTTGCGGCGGCCTTTTGAATCCCTTCTCCTTGGCATCACATTGACATTGACGGTTGCAATATTGGGGACCCTGCTGCTGTTTCCACGGGCCCTGCATGATACGCTCAACACCTTATTAAAAACGACACCCGCCATTATCCTGAGACGCCTTGATGCCACAGGTTTTTCTCCCTTGCCGGTTCAGGCGTCGGTCCTGGCTGCAGAAAACGTTGTCGGGGTTATTTCCGTAAGGCCCAGAATCTGGGGCTTGGTCAATGGCCCGTATGGACCATTGACCATCGTGGGGGTATTAGAAAACAAAATACCCAAAGCCCTTGCCGGCAGCTTGACCAGATTGCCGGAGCCGGGTCAGGTGATCATCGGCTTTGGCGTTTCCACCGGACCATCTACCGACACCCTGAATTTGAACGGCGAAATCAGCCGGAACTATCAGGTCATTGATCGGTTACCTGAAAAAACAAGCATGTTTACCCACGACCTGGTACTGATGAATCCTGAGGATGCCCGACAACTGATCGGCCTTCCCCAAGGCTATGCCTGTGACCTGGCCATTGACGTTTTCCATGAAAATGAGCAGGACGCCATCTTGTCAGACCTAACCGCTTCATTTTCCTGGCCGGTGAAATGTGTCACAAGATTACAGAGCCAAGGGCTTTATGCAGGCCGTTTGAATCGCGGCAGGACGCTTGTGGCCATTGCAGTGATTCCTGCTGTGCTGGCGTTGTGTCTTCTGGTTGCGGTAAACACCCGAAAATCAATGGGCCGGCAATCGGATCTTGGCATCATGAAGGCAATGGGCTGGACCACAGGTGATATTGTCCGATTTCAACTGTATCGGGAATTATCTGTCTGCCTGCCTTCGGCCGTTGTGGGCATCTGCCTGTCTTTTGTTCTGGTATACGGACCCGGCGCAGGCTGGGCCGCTGATTTCTTTCTTGGCTGGAACACCCTGCCCCCTTCCCTTTACCTTGAACCTACGGGCGCTGCAACCGTTGTGCTGGAAATGGCAGGGTTGATGCTGGTACCCATGCTTGCGTCGGCTTTTTTACCGGCATTAAAAGGGGCAACCGCCGATGTTCATGATATGATCAAAGATGCAGGCAGTCGATGA
- the cydB gene encoding cytochrome d ubiquinol oxidase subunit II translates to MFSFEGFIDLPLIWYALIGTAIFLYVLLDGFDLGIGILFPFAPSEKCQDRMMQSIAPFWDGNETWLVMGGGGLFAAFPLAYAILMPAFYIPVILMLLGLILRGVSFEFRFKAHDRSKKRWGYVFHLGSLVATLTQGMILGAFVQGVSVTGRTFSGGAFDWLNAFSVMTGVALVAGYALLGAAWLIMKTEDVTQEWARKCTGYLFWHVALFMGLVSLCMPIMDTRIRELWFDPVNFIFLSVMPVSCLVLFWMLWKDLRNKNEYRPFFLIQGIFLMNYIGIGVSTWPWLVPYRVTFRHAAAAPESQSLLLIGAVIMLPVVLAYTGYCYWIFRGKSSHETSY, encoded by the coding sequence ATGTTTAGTTTTGAAGGGTTCATTGATCTGCCTCTTATCTGGTATGCATTGATCGGTACTGCCATTTTTTTATATGTTCTGCTGGATGGATTTGATCTGGGTATCGGCATCCTGTTTCCCTTTGCACCGTCTGAAAAATGTCAGGACCGCATGATGCAATCCATTGCCCCGTTCTGGGATGGGAATGAAACCTGGCTTGTGATGGGCGGCGGCGGACTTTTTGCCGCGTTTCCCCTGGCCTACGCCATTTTGATGCCGGCGTTCTACATTCCTGTCATCTTGATGCTCCTGGGTCTGATTTTAAGGGGGGTTTCCTTTGAATTCAGGTTCAAGGCCCACGACCGATCCAAAAAGCGCTGGGGCTATGTTTTCCATTTGGGTTCCCTGGTTGCCACACTCACCCAGGGAATGATACTGGGCGCGTTTGTCCAGGGAGTCAGCGTCACCGGCAGAACGTTCAGCGGCGGAGCATTTGACTGGCTCAATGCGTTCAGCGTCATGACCGGGGTTGCCTTGGTGGCCGGTTATGCCCTCCTGGGTGCTGCCTGGTTGATTATGAAAACCGAAGACGTGACCCAGGAGTGGGCTCGTAAATGCACCGGATATCTGTTCTGGCATGTGGCCCTTTTCATGGGTCTGGTAAGCCTTTGTATGCCGATCATGGATACCAGAATCCGAGAGTTGTGGTTCGATCCGGTCAATTTCATTTTTCTCAGTGTCATGCCGGTCTCGTGCCTGGTCCTGTTTTGGATGCTGTGGAAGGATCTTCGCAACAAAAATGAATACCGGCCCTTTTTCCTGATTCAGGGAATTTTTTTGATGAATTACATCGGCATCGGCGTCAGTACCTGGCCCTGGCTGGTGCCCTACCGGGTGACCTTTCGCCATGCAGCCGCCGCACCGGAATCACAGTCCCTTCTGCTGATAGGGGCAGTGATCATGTTGCCGGTTGTGCTTGCCTATACCGGTTATTGTTACTGGATATTCCGGGGCAAGAGTTCCCATGAAACCTCCTACTGA
- a CDS encoding nitrous oxide reductase accessory protein NosL gives MSSLKRRQFLKTLSLTPLSLSLFLPAAKAMDCNVLHPLMPPQTQFQGQCPVCGMVRPMWARTWIKFKPLQGVEQVCSFHCLADWIIKTGQTPTDIMLAVYHEPGKMIPADKAFVVLGSTAAGTMSPVSKIVFDDKTKAIEFAENCGGDVVDFPGALAAAKSSVLKENKMVKARQLKKGKIVEPSETDRCPVCNMFPARYPYGKCQIQIKNGKTYHFCSTQCLFAFMGKQSLYVDTPVEPFLIWVVDRNSGMWTSGRTAFYVIGSSKVFGPMGYEAFPFNSIAEASGFAAENGGTAVGYGGVSVEKIVPGWRYPPKVYKTTE, from the coding sequence ATGAGCTCCTTGAAACGTCGCCAATTTTTAAAAACCCTGTCTTTAACGCCTTTATCCCTGTCTTTATTTCTCCCTGCCGCCAAAGCAATGGATTGTAACGTACTGCATCCCTTGATGCCGCCGCAAACTCAGTTCCAAGGCCAATGTCCGGTTTGCGGTATGGTTCGGCCAATGTGGGCGCGAACCTGGATCAAGTTTAAGCCTCTTCAGGGCGTAGAACAGGTCTGCTCTTTTCATTGTCTGGCCGACTGGATTATAAAAACAGGCCAAACCCCAACCGATATTATGCTCGCTGTGTATCACGAACCCGGAAAGATGATACCTGCAGACAAAGCGTTTGTCGTTTTGGGGTCGACTGCGGCAGGCACCATGAGTCCGGTGTCCAAAATCGTGTTTGATGACAAGACCAAGGCCATTGAATTTGCCGAGAACTGCGGTGGTGACGTCGTTGATTTCCCGGGTGCACTTGCTGCGGCTAAATCCAGCGTCTTAAAAGAAAACAAGATGGTCAAGGCCCGGCAGCTTAAAAAGGGCAAGATCGTTGAACCGTCCGAGACAGACAGATGTCCGGTCTGCAATATGTTTCCGGCCCGCTACCCCTATGGCAAATGTCAGATACAAATAAAAAATGGGAAAACATACCACTTCTGCTCGACCCAGTGTTTATTCGCATTTATGGGAAAGCAGTCCCTGTATGTGGATACGCCGGTGGAACCTTTTTTAATTTGGGTGGTGGATCGCAATTCCGGCATGTGGACCAGTGGCCGAACCGCATTTTATGTGATCGGATCGTCAAAGGTATTCGGCCCCATGGGGTATGAGGCGTTTCCCTTTAACTCAATCGCCGAAGCATCAGGCTTTGCTGCTGAAAACGGCGGCACTGCCGTCGGCTATGGTGGGGTCAGCGTTGAAAAAATTGTGCCGGGGTGGCGGTATCCTCCCAAGGTATATAAAACAACTGAATGA
- a CDS encoding sulfite exporter TauE/SafE family protein translates to MMQASSLLSLFLLGLSGTGHCLGMCGPLVLAFPGKSGKFDSHLCYHAGRIITYTGIGVLMGSLGLALAKLASVTGLDYLATLARIQLVFSLLAGIFLALFGLGQLGILGQSEWLMVSNPQIIPGYRFIVRSAFQRSDRWLMVITGMFMGFIPCGLSFAAFSRALAASRPMEGGLFLLAFGLGTLPGLLLLGTGASVIARRYRRHFDLFSGMLMIGMAASLLLDGIAALF, encoded by the coding sequence ATGATGCAAGCATCCTCCCTGTTATCCTTATTTTTGTTGGGCCTTTCCGGAACAGGCCATTGCCTCGGCATGTGTGGTCCGCTTGTCCTTGCGTTTCCCGGTAAATCAGGGAAATTCGATTCCCATCTATGTTACCATGCCGGCCGGATTATAACCTACACAGGCATTGGTGTCCTCATGGGGAGTCTTGGCCTGGCGCTGGCAAAACTTGCCTCGGTTACAGGTCTTGACTACCTGGCAACCCTGGCCCGCATACAATTGGTTTTTTCTTTGCTGGCAGGCATCTTTCTGGCCCTCTTTGGCCTTGGCCAGCTGGGCATCCTGGGGCAGTCTGAATGGCTTATGGTGTCGAATCCCCAGATAATACCGGGTTACCGTTTTATTGTTCGTTCAGCCTTCCAAAGATCCGATCGCTGGTTAATGGTCATTACCGGAATGTTTATGGGCTTCATTCCTTGCGGCCTGTCTTTTGCTGCCTTTTCAAGGGCATTGGCTGCCAGCCGGCCAATGGAGGGCGGATTGTTTTTGCTTGCATTTGGTCTGGGAACACTGCCGGGACTGCTGCTTCTGGGTACGGGAGCCTCTGTCATCGCCCGCCGTTACCGGCGGCACTTTGATCTTTTTTCCGGCATGCTCATGATCGGCATGGCCGCATCTCTTCTTTTGGATGGGATTGCAGCCCTTTTTTGA
- a CDS encoding nitrous oxide reductase accessory protein NosL: protein MLKRFTKQIMGTMALLFTFALVLLPVAGADAFDGKHPQSGLKPLDENRQLQVSPGDRCPVCGMTVIQYPKFNCAIQLKNATTYYFCTTGCMIRSWMHPEIYLGTSKDMLERPIVREYFSGRQIDGRDAIFVYGSDVIGPMGPALVPVLDERHLEVFKNRHGGKTQVLLKDLNDDKWYEMTGKKIAE, encoded by the coding sequence TTGCTAAAGCGCTTCACTAAACAAATAATGGGTACCATGGCACTTTTATTTACATTTGCGCTGGTATTGCTGCCTGTAGCGGGAGCTGACGCTTTCGACGGGAAACACCCCCAGAGCGGCCTCAAGCCCTTAGACGAAAACAGGCAATTGCAGGTAAGTCCCGGGGATCGTTGTCCGGTTTGCGGCATGACTGTCATTCAGTATCCAAAATTTAATTGTGCCATCCAGTTAAAAAATGCAACCACTTATTATTTTTGCACGACCGGTTGTATGATTCGTTCTTGGATGCACCCTGAAATATATCTGGGTACGTCAAAGGATATGCTTGAACGCCCCATCGTTAGAGAATACTTTTCCGGACGGCAGATTGACGGCCGTGACGCAATCTTTGTATATGGTTCGGATGTCATTGGCCCCATGGGGCCGGCCCTCGTTCCTGTTCTGGATGAACGTCACCTGGAGGTTTTCAAAAACCGGCATGGCGGTAAAACCCAGGTTCTTCTCAAGGACCTGAATGATGACAAGTGGTATGAAATGACAGGCAAAAAAATAGCAGAATAA
- a CDS encoding putative Na+/H+ antiporter, giving the protein MKIRSAIILLFFVLLSTASVYAAGGGGSDSHNALVNFPPSFASYHDADIKGVVAILKHRIIHTPFNLAAFLIFSAAILHTFLSSRFLYYAHKWKAEHQKEIEAGKASENSTRLGAEIFHFLGEIEVVFGLWAVALAAAIVLFYDWHTFISYISGVNYTEPMFVVVIMTLASSRPILNLSEKIMSRVAAIFKGTLAAWWLTIMTLGPILGSFITEPAAMTISAMLLARKFYELNPHNALKYATIALLFVNISVGGTLTNFAAPPILMVATPWDWNLTFMLTNFGWKAVIGIVISNALVFLVFKKEFSKLERDFKLSVLKNEITDKYIHSDALKKNLRTAEQRIGSDLQQEFQKIKDSAKASAMTDCYMDDTDCTLLEESFEQEFEDLKIQQMSVSVPGLLPRDKRPTLNNPNWDKRSGDVPGWIIAVHVAFMIWTIANAHYPAIFVSGLLFFIGFSHVTWPFQNNINLKSPMLVGFFLGGLVIHGGLQGWWIAPVLGSLGERPLMLSAMLLTAFDDNAAITYLSTLVPGFTDSLKYAVVAGAVTGGGLTVIANAPNPAGQALLKNYFSNGISPLLLLTYALVPTIIMALCFLFL; this is encoded by the coding sequence ATGAAAATACGATCTGCAATCATCCTTTTATTTTTTGTATTACTGTCCACCGCATCTGTCTACGCAGCAGGAGGGGGAGGCTCGGACTCTCATAATGCGCTTGTTAATTTTCCGCCAAGTTTTGCCAGTTACCATGATGCTGATATCAAAGGGGTGGTAGCAATCCTTAAACACCGTATCATTCATACGCCATTTAACCTGGCTGCCTTTCTAATTTTTTCGGCCGCTATTCTCCACACCTTTCTGAGCAGTAGATTTCTCTACTACGCACATAAATGGAAGGCGGAACACCAAAAAGAAATTGAAGCAGGAAAGGCCTCGGAAAACTCCACCAGACTCGGTGCAGAAATTTTTCACTTTCTGGGCGAAATTGAGGTTGTTTTCGGCCTTTGGGCTGTAGCGCTGGCTGCTGCGATTGTTCTCTTCTATGACTGGCACACCTTTATCAGCTATATAAGCGGCGTGAACTACACTGAGCCGATGTTTGTCGTGGTCATCATGACCCTTGCTTCCTCCCGCCCTATTTTAAATCTTTCAGAAAAAATAATGAGCCGTGTTGCAGCGATTTTCAAAGGTACATTGGCAGCCTGGTGGCTGACAATTATGACCCTGGGTCCCATCTTAGGCTCATTTATCACGGAACCTGCAGCAATGACGATTTCGGCCATGCTGCTTGCCCGCAAATTTTATGAACTTAACCCCCATAACGCGCTTAAATACGCCACCATAGCCCTTCTTTTTGTCAACATTTCGGTTGGCGGAACCCTTACCAATTTTGCCGCGCCACCGATCCTTATGGTGGCAACGCCCTGGGACTGGAATCTGACATTCATGCTCACTAACTTTGGCTGGAAAGCTGTTATTGGCATTGTTATTTCCAACGCACTGGTTTTCCTGGTGTTCAAAAAAGAATTTTCCAAGCTTGAAAGGGACTTCAAGCTGTCTGTGCTGAAAAATGAAATCACAGACAAATATATTCATAGCGATGCGCTCAAAAAAAATCTGAGAACCGCAGAACAGCGGATCGGCAGCGATCTGCAGCAAGAATTCCAGAAAATTAAAGACTCTGCCAAAGCGTCCGCAATGACAGACTGTTACATGGATGACACGGATTGCACTTTATTGGAGGAGAGCTTTGAGCAGGAGTTTGAGGACCTTAAGATTCAACAAATGAGTGTTTCCGTCCCGGGTCTGCTTCCCAGAGATAAAAGACCCACGCTCAACAATCCGAACTGGGACAAACGTTCCGGAGATGTCCCCGGATGGATTATAGCTGTCCATGTTGCTTTTATGATTTGGACCATTGCCAATGCACACTACCCGGCTATCTTTGTTTCCGGCCTGCTCTTTTTTATCGGTTTTAGCCATGTTACCTGGCCGTTTCAGAACAATATCAACCTGAAGTCCCCAATGCTGGTCGGCTTTTTCCTGGGCGGACTGGTTATCCACGGCGGCCTTCAGGGATGGTGGATCGCCCCGGTGCTTGGCAGCCTTGGAGAACGTCCTCTCATGTTGAGCGCCATGTTACTCACGGCCTTTGACGACAATGCCGCCATTACCTATCTGAGTACTCTGGTACCTGGTTTCACCGACAGCCTGAAATATGCAGTGGTGGCTGGTGCTGTTACCGGCGGTGGTCTTACCGTAATTGCCAATGCACCGAACCCGGCTGGACAGGCCCTTCTAAAAAATTATTTCAGTAACGGTATCTCGCCCTTACTACTACTCACCTATGCACTGGTACCTACGATAATTATGGCCCTTTGTTTTCTTTTTCTATAA